In Desulfobacterales bacterium, one genomic interval encodes:
- a CDS encoding porin gives QDDDTEITYETEFSGGVNISGSLWNREQDNIGIGFAYLDDGETEVDNTIVFEGYVRFGLNDFFAVTADVQYMEDEYDDPLEDVDGWVGSIRVTAEF, from the coding sequence CAGGACGATGATACAGAAATTACCTATGAGACCGAGTTTTCGGGCGGTGTGAACATCAGCGGCAGCCTCTGGAACCGGGAGCAGGACAATATCGGCATTGGTTTTGCCTACCTGGATGACGGCGAGACCGAGGTGGACAACACCATCGTCTTTGAAGGCTATGTGCGTTTTGGTTTAAACGATTTTTTTGCCGTCACGGCAGATGTTCAGTACATGGAAGATGAATATGACGATCCCCTTGAAGATGTGGATGGCTGGGTGGGTTCCATTCGCGTCACAGCCGAATTTTAG
- a CDS encoding sirohydrochlorin cobaltochelatase, whose protein sequence is MKKKQLILLSVIFSAICLGANAWAGAGGHGHKKPKKVGILLVAFGSSEASAQVSFTNIDKKVKAAYPGIPVKWAYTSTIIRKKLAKQGKLLDSPEVALAKMQDEDFTHVAVQSLHTIGGDEYHDLRRTVGAFKIMGGFQRVVLGYPLLATQEDMQRTVNAILSVIPKERQKRDAVVLMGHGTHHPSNAFYAALMFQLQLEDPNIFLGNVEGYPEIDLIQALLLKNKIKKAYLMPFMSVAGDHAKNDMAGDEDDSWKSILTKAGIQCVPVLKGTAEFDVFVDIWVDHLGGPLSHFN, encoded by the coding sequence ATGAAAAAGAAGCAATTGATTTTGTTATCGGTTATTTTCTCTGCCATATGCCTGGGCGCGAATGCTTGGGCGGGTGCCGGTGGGCACGGGCACAAAAAACCTAAAAAAGTGGGTATTTTATTGGTTGCCTTCGGATCCAGTGAGGCCAGTGCCCAGGTATCCTTTACCAACATTGATAAAAAGGTTAAGGCCGCTTATCCCGGTATTCCGGTAAAATGGGCCTATACCTCCACGATCATCCGTAAAAAACTGGCCAAGCAGGGTAAACTGCTGGATTCACCCGAAGTCGCCCTGGCAAAAATGCAGGATGAAGACTTTACCCATGTGGCGGTGCAATCGTTGCACACCATCGGCGGGGATGAATATCATGACCTGCGACGCACAGTAGGCGCGTTTAAAATCATGGGCGGGTTTCAGCGTGTTGTTTTGGGATACCCCCTGCTGGCCACCCAGGAAGACATGCAGCGTACAGTTAATGCCATTTTGAGTGTCATTCCTAAGGAGAGACAAAAAAGAGATGCTGTTGTATTAATGGGTCACGGTACACATCACCCGTCCAACGCCTTTTACGCTGCTTTGATGTTTCAACTTCAGCTCGAAGACCCCAACATCTTTTTAGGAAATGTGGAAGGTTACCCTGAAATTGATCTGATCCAAGCGCTGTTGCTGAAAAACAAAATCAAAAAGGCCTATTTGATGCCCTTTATGTCCGTAGCCGGCGACCATGCCAAAAATGACATGGCCGGTGATGAAGACGATTCCTGGAAATCCATTTTAACCAAAGCCGGGATCCAATGCGTGCCAGTGCTCAAAGGAACTGCCGAGTTTGATGTTTTTGTCGACATCTGGGTGGATCACCTGGGCGGGCCGTTGAGCCATTTTAACTAA
- a CDS encoding ABC transporter ATP-binding protein: MANQQHHDMAIDIAGLKFSWDGHGLLLDIEQLQIQRGERIFIEGPSGSGKSTLLSLIAGVGVPQHGMIEVNNVIISALNGAERDRFRADHIGFIYQMFNLIPYLSVVENVTLPCRFSLRRRNKAADRSSSFKAEAMRLLEKLGMDDATLINKPATDLSVGQQQRVAAARALIGAPEIIIADEPTSALDTGHREAFIQLLFKECDRKETSLVFVSHDTTLARNFDQTIRLADINKS; encoded by the coding sequence ATGGCAAACCAACAACATCATGATATGGCCATTGATATAGCCGGATTGAAATTTTCATGGGATGGCCATGGCCTGCTTTTAGATATTGAGCAGCTGCAAATCCAACGCGGGGAGCGTATTTTTATCGAAGGGCCCAGCGGCAGCGGCAAAAGCACCTTGCTGAGCCTCATCGCCGGAGTCGGGGTGCCCCAGCACGGTATGATCGAGGTAAACAATGTGATTATTAGCGCATTAAACGGCGCCGAGCGGGATCGTTTTCGCGCAGATCACATCGGATTTATTTACCAAATGTTTAACCTCATTCCCTATTTGTCGGTCGTTGAAAATGTGACATTGCCCTGCCGGTTTTCCCTGCGCAGGCGAAATAAGGCGGCAGATCGATCCTCAAGTTTTAAGGCGGAGGCCATGCGGTTGCTCGAGAAACTGGGTATGGATGACGCAACGCTCATCAACAAGCCTGCAACTGACTTAAGTGTGGGGCAGCAGCAAAGAGTTGCTGCTGCCCGGGCCTTAATCGGTGCTCCCGAAATCATAATTGCCGACGAACCCACGTCTGCACTCGATACAGGACATCGTGAAGCGTTTATACAATTGTTGTTTAAAGAATGTGACCGCAAGGAGACTTCCCTGGTTTTTGTCAGCCACGATACCACCCTGGCGCGCAATTTCGATCAGACAATACGGCTTGCGGATATCAACAAGAGCTAA
- a CDS encoding ABC transporter permease, with translation MFTLAIKSFRNRKFTTILTIVSIALSVTLLLGVERIRKEARSSFANTISGTDLIVGARSGPVQLLLYAVFRIGNATNNISWESYQEIARNQHIKWTIPISLGDSHKGYRVLGTNTDYFKFFRFAGGRQLEMAGGKIFEGVFDAVLGADVAQALDYRIGDPIIIAHGAGDVSFIKHDDKPFKVVGILNKTGTPVDRTVHVLLEGIEAIHIDWKDGAPVAGMSIPAEKVLAMDLTPKAITAFLVGLKSRIAAFGVQRYVNEYPQEPLLAILPGVALQELWDLIGTAEKALLAVSGFVVVVGLSGMLIALMTSLNERRREMAILRSVGARPLHVFSLIIGESAMLTIAGIIAGVGLLYGLLFVNQPLILDRFGLFIAIRGLSSYEMILLTAVCLAGLFIGVIPAYRIYRYSLADGMTIRI, from the coding sequence ATGTTTACCCTTGCAATTAAAAGCTTCCGCAACCGCAAGTTCACGACAATCTTAACCATTGTATCGATTGCGCTAAGTGTGACCTTGCTGCTGGGTGTTGAGCGTATCAGAAAAGAGGCGCGATCAAGCTTCGCCAACACCATATCGGGAACCGATCTGATTGTCGGCGCCCGCAGTGGTCCGGTGCAGCTGCTTCTTTATGCTGTATTTCGCATCGGAAACGCCACCAATAACATTTCATGGGAAAGTTATCAGGAGATTGCCCGCAATCAACATATCAAATGGACCATTCCCATATCGCTGGGGGATTCTCACAAAGGCTATCGGGTCCTGGGGACAAATACCGATTACTTTAAGTTTTTCCGCTTTGCAGGCGGTCGTCAGCTGGAAATGGCCGGAGGGAAAATATTTGAAGGTGTCTTTGATGCCGTACTCGGCGCTGACGTCGCCCAGGCCCTTGACTACCGCATCGGCGATCCGATCATCATCGCCCACGGGGCCGGTGACGTCAGCTTTATTAAGCATGATGACAAACCGTTTAAAGTGGTCGGTATTTTAAACAAAACAGGCACACCGGTGGATCGCACCGTGCATGTTCTTCTTGAAGGCATCGAGGCGATTCACATCGATTGGAAAGACGGTGCGCCTGTTGCCGGGATGTCGATTCCGGCGGAAAAAGTGCTGGCGATGGACCTAACGCCCAAGGCCATAACCGCCTTTCTGGTCGGCCTCAAATCACGGATTGCCGCCTTTGGTGTGCAACGCTATGTGAATGAGTACCCACAGGAGCCGCTCTTGGCCATATTGCCGGGTGTGGCCCTGCAGGAATTGTGGGATCTGATCGGAACTGCCGAAAAAGCACTACTGGCTGTATCCGGCTTCGTTGTGGTCGTCGGTCTGTCCGGCATGCTCATTGCGCTGATGACCAGTCTCAACGAACGCCGGCGCGAGATGGCGATTTTGCGATCGGTGGGGGCGCGGCCGCTGCATGTATTTTCTCTGATCATCGGCGAATCTGCCATGCTGACAATCGCAGGGATCATCGCTGGAGTGGGTTTGCTGTATGGGCTGTTGTTTGTCAATCAACCGTTGATCTTAGACCGATTCGGGTTATTTATTGCCATTCGCGGATTGTCATCATATGAGATGATCCTGTTGACTGCTGTCTGTCTGGCAGGCCTATTCATTGGGGTAATACCGGCTTATCGAATTTATCGCTACTCACTCGCAGATGGCATGACGATAAGAATATGA
- a CDS encoding DUF3299 domain-containing protein, whose protein sequence is MKRFIQIANIIIISTIFYTPTLAEQIRELKWSDLIPAHLRALDPLANLTEKQKDLVLWAIRTIESLPERGPKTEKYYKELDKAKLEMKEFGIDIDWLMEKRKEAQTAVVKELNDQRVRIPGYLLPLEMSDTKVKEFLLVPYVGACVHVPPPPPNQIVYVKILQKEGHESKKLFEPVWVSGVISAKSMAKDLYLTDGWTEINLGYAMRADRVEPYRQ, encoded by the coding sequence ATGAAAAGGTTTATCCAAATTGCCAACATCATTATCATCAGCACCATTTTTTATACGCCTACATTGGCTGAACAGATCCGTGAGCTGAAATGGAGTGATTTGATCCCGGCGCATTTGCGAGCACTAGATCCATTGGCCAATCTAACCGAAAAACAGAAAGATCTTGTTCTTTGGGCAATCAGAACAATTGAATCCCTGCCCGAGCGAGGGCCGAAAACTGAAAAATACTATAAAGAACTCGACAAAGCCAAACTGGAGATGAAAGAATTCGGCATTGATATAGATTGGTTGATGGAAAAAAGAAAGGAAGCCCAAACTGCTGTTGTAAAAGAACTCAACGATCAACGCGTTCGCATTCCGGGTTATCTCCTACCGTTGGAAATGTCTGATACCAAGGTAAAAGAATTTCTGCTTGTGCCCTATGTTGGGGCATGCGTTCATGTTCCGCCGCCGCCTCCCAATCAAATTGTTTACGTAAAAATCCTGCAAAAAGAAGGGCACGAAAGCAAAAAGCTCTTTGAACCGGTCTGGGTATCCGGTGTTATTTCAGCCAAGTCGATGGCTAAAGATCTTTACCTGACAGACGGCTGGACTGAGATTAACCTTGGATACGCGATGCGAGCCGACCGGGTCGAGCCTTACAGACAGTAA
- a CDS encoding DUF3611 family protein translates to MPKNQNSQEKPSNPKGLAKHFSRLGWTGFWMQVVLLIIPIVLLLYVLLISSPESAQRKGISLGNYLSYGSLGVMLFTTFWFFRYTRLARKIADPKLCPAQSSVIKTVWIGLGASCLGIFFSVIMMINTVFRMLVILLATPQTGIPFAAPGGDPGTVLSAIDAVSLTSLVLMLSAELIVMLFSLWLLFKLTRPESADADAAISD, encoded by the coding sequence ATGCCAAAAAACCAAAATTCACAGGAAAAACCGTCGAACCCCAAAGGACTTGCCAAGCATTTTTCGCGTCTGGGTTGGACCGGATTTTGGATGCAGGTTGTGTTGCTGATCATTCCCATCGTTTTACTGCTCTATGTACTGCTTATCAGCAGCCCCGAGTCCGCGCAGCGCAAAGGCATCAGTCTGGGTAATTACCTGTCCTACGGCAGCTTGGGGGTGATGCTTTTTACCACCTTTTGGTTTTTTCGCTATACCCGCCTCGCCAGAAAAATCGCTGATCCCAAGCTGTGTCCCGCGCAGTCCTCGGTAATAAAAACCGTTTGGATCGGGCTGGGGGCCAGTTGTCTGGGTATCTTCTTTTCCGTTATAATGATGATCAATACGGTATTTCGGATGTTGGTCATCCTGCTGGCCACACCGCAAACCGGTATACCATTTGCCGCGCCAGGAGGAGATCCTGGGACGGTCTTGTCCGCTATCGATGCAGTCAGCCTGACCTCGCTTGTATTGATGCTTTCAGCTGAGTTAATCGTGATGTTGTTTTCATTGTGGCTGCTTTTCAAGCTAACTCGGCCTGAATCCGCAGATGCGGATGCGGCGATTTCCGACTGA